DNA from Garra rufa chromosome 5, GarRuf1.0, whole genome shotgun sequence:
tatgtttgacaCATTTCAGGGTTTTGTGCTGCAATATCCTgtcatgtcaaactttaaataaacaaacaaacagcttgttacctgtatcaaagacacctgggagccagaaatcttgctgattgataggggataaaactcttatttcactcattaaaatgcaaataaattttaactttttttgaaatgtgttattCTGGAGTTTTGTTGTttaaacatttgtttacaggaggAACAACGGAAGCAAAGTGTCCTTActtttagcaaaggaaaaccagtctccttttgGCTTATATTAAAATCCTCCAAAATTTTTCTTAACAAATCCTCGCTTTGTACATTTaattcttttggactgttgaacaaaaCACCTACCCAATGCTTGGAAGACTCCAACTggattcgtctaaaagaagaaagtcatactgtatacacctaggatgtcttgaggatgagtaaatcattggctaattttcattttggggtaaactaacccttttaCTGAACTGCACATATTTAAACAGGTCACTGATTATCTAAATCACAGAATTGAAAGTTATCATTATTCCCAGTGAAATAATGATAACCCCTTATGGACCTGTAGGTTTGTTTTATGAAAGATCTCATTCTCCAAGTAAAGAAAGACAGACACATGTTGGGTAATGGTTTGGCAGGGGTGCAGTGAAGTCCTCCAACGTATTTGAAGTTGGGCAGGAATGGCCGTGGAAACTCAAAATCCCAGTAGGTTCTGATTAACCAGATATCCGCTTTACCCATCATCTCACAATAGGAAGTGGGCCGTCCTGGAAAGAAGACTACTTTAGACATGCTGAATACATCTTGCATCTGCAGCCCATAAGAAACAGCTGCAAATGCCATGTGAGTAAAGTATGACAGCATTACTAAACCAATTGGGACAAGTCCTaaaccagggttcctcaaatcttgcccTTGAGGCCACTGcgctacagagtttagctccaaccttgatcaaactcacctacctgtcaTTGTCTAATGATCCTAATGACactgattagcatgctcaggtgtgtttgattagggttagagctaaactctgcaggaaagtggatctcatGGGCCAGATTTTAGGATCCCTATGAAATTTCCTTTAACTCACCAAAATATTCACTGTAATAGTTGTCAAATTTTTTCCAAGCAATGATGCAAACAGGATCTACAAACAGGTAGAAGAGCATATTAAAGACTCGCTCTGTAAAGCTCATCTTGTCTGTGAGTCTACTCATGGCTCCAGGAACAAATGATGGTGGAGCTGGTATCTGACCACACATCCGCTCTACAGTGTGAGCTATGGAGAATCGGAATGTGTAAACAAAGGGAACTCTCAGCTCTTCAGCCACAATATCGCTGCATGCGTACATCGGATCTGATAGAACAACGTCAAACTTTCCATTTTGTAGTTTGTCCATCAACTCTGGTGATTTGAGAATGCCATCACAGTATGCTATAGACATATCTTGATGTTTGGAACCAAGCTCGTAGAATTTCATAACTGATCCATCTCATACACTGAGAAATGAAGAAGTTCATCAAGGAAGTCTTGCATGTCCTGTGCAGATGTGGACACATTGAAGTGCTGGAAGGAGAAGCGATCCGATTCTTTGGCTTTCATGAAGAGTGCACCATCTGGCACCAGCACTGTCACATCGTGTCCCCTGTCAATCAGGGTTTCCAACACGATCTTCAGATTGATCCAGTGACTGCCCTCGGTATACCAAACTAAAATATTCCCACATTCTGCAGGGCCGAACACAGTCAGCAGAGAAAGAAAACAGACCACGAATCTCATGATTGCAAGATAGACTGAGAGATCATCGATGTCCAGCCTCAACATGTACTGCCTGGTATAATTATTAACCTAGTATATAGATTATAACAAGTCACGGCACTCGTAATCAATAGTGTATTAAGGTAAAAGGTAGAGGCCAAATAAAAAGGTAAAGCAGGTTCATACACATACAGTagctttttaatatattttttttagtaaatatcACATACTATGCATCACATTATCCATCGCAATTTCTGCATATTCATCATTTTGCACGATGATGATACATGCAAGGTCCAATAAAGTTTATGCAATATTTTTCATCCTTAAATGGCATCACACATTGAAGCACTTTGAACGGAAGGAAAGCAAACATGAAAAGTCCACTTATTGTAAGTGACTTTGGGCTTGTTTTTAGCAAGTTGCTTATGGATTTGGGCAGTCACGGATTGCTGTTTTTGGGATTGTTTCCAGAATACAGTTGCATATTTGGGTCTATTAGTGGTTGGCCACCATAATAAATATATGACCATTTCGTGAtgtttttatgagctgtttggactctcattttgacggcatccattcactgcagaggatctatttgTGAACAAGTGAAGTAATGCTGAAtttatccaaatctgttccaataaaGAAATATCTTTGACTTCTTGTTCTGATGTATTAGGACTGTCTTATAATGTAATCACAAACGGACTTGATGATAGTAAAATcttttgtcagactccttgtCGAATTATTTCAACAGAAGATAAAAAATAGCATTCCCAAGATGTACAGCTCAGCAATGTATAtatgaaatgtattaatttttgtATCATTCAAAAAAATCAATCATTCTTTTTTGCTTTTTCTCTTTGATCTAAAACAGCACCGCATTATTAAATATTTGCACATTTTAAAGAAGACATAGAGGACTACAGTCAGGATAGTGATGAGAAAAGCGAACACATCCAGACAGTGGTACTGGTACCAGGTAAGGTTGTGGGCCTCGACACGCAGGTGTTTAGCGCCTTTATTGCGCATGACAAACTCAATCCAGAACACAGCCTCATCCAAAGGCTTCACTGGTCTGTCATGATGAATCCTGGACAATCGCATAGCATTCTCTTTATACCTGCGGAGATGAAGACAAATACTGTTATATGTCTGTATATACAGAGCACTCAAAATATCTACATTGACATCTTGTTATACTTGTACAATGAAAGTCAGCTTACGAGGGGTCATTAATGACAGCTTTGAGTCCATCCACTAGGGCTTGAGTCTGCATACTGTTGAAGTCCATGACAACAGCAGCCCCTTTGGCCTTCATATGAGCTAAATTATCAGGCTGGTCAGCAAACAAGGGGATCCCGACCATTGGAACGCCATGATAAATGGCCTCATATATGCCATTGGTGCCTCCATGAGTGATGAACGCTCTGGTTTTAGGGTGACctgaatcaggaaagaaatcATGGATAGACAAGATTATGTTGTTTGGCAAAATGTAATCATTATGGGGTATTAGTTTCATTCAAATGCCTGTCAAATGGATTAAATGTAGTATTATTCAGTTACCTAGCTATAAATGGCCAAGCtcttaaaaaaattgttttcttttttttttttcataaaaataaatacacaatcaaaaaatacaataataccCAATAAATCATTCTGAGGGATCCACTTATAGATTCTGGTGTTTGCACCAAGAGTATCTGGCTTCTCTCCATTGTATCGCCATAAGACCTGCCACACATTTACAACTGATAAACAtattctgaaaaaaattaaaaaagtatgttttccTCCTCCAATGAAATTATCAAGAAGCAGGGTTGACAACATACAGAAAAATACAAGAATTAAGACTGGTAAATAACCTTCTGTGGAATCTGTGCCAGTGCAGAGGCAATCATGTTGCTCTTGTCTTTGGTTAACTTGTCTATCATAGACCCCAGACTGAAGACCACAATCCCATCATCCCCTGAGCTCTGTACAAACTCCTCCATGTCCTACACAGAAAAAAGGGTGTTCAGTAGCTTCTCTTTGCTGCAGTGATTTAAATACCAAGTAATACTTTTTAATAGTAAGCACTTAATAACCTAAGAGTACAAACTCTTTATGGTATCTGAGAACAAAGGTACCTAGTCTGTCATTTTCTTATTGCAAAGATGTGAAAGGTGAACTTGTTGCTGAATCATCCTTGTTATGAGCTTTTACAGTACTTATCCTCAGGCCATCTAagctgtagatgagtttgtttgtttttattaaaacagatttggagaaatgtagcattacatcgcttgctcaccaatggattctttgcagtgaatgggtgctgtcagaatgagagtccaaacagctgataaaaacatcacaataatccacaccatagtccatcaattaacatattgtgaagtgaaaatctgtgtgtttgtgagaaaaaaaatacaagtccataatattgctttctcaagTTGGAAAGCCATCTCtctgaattaggagagaaatatgcacaaaacAAGCACTGTTTACATGCAAAAAAATTGTCTTTTAAACAAATACTGCATGTGGGTGGATTTTAAGAAAGTGTTATaaattatggacttgtattttagttggAAGcagtgttttaaattttaaatgccttaatggtggatttgtttcttataaatacACAGCTTTTCACAAGGCATTAGTTGGtaaactggagtggtgtggattattgtgatgttttttcatatgtttggagtctcattctgacggcacccattcactgcagaggatccattggtgagcaagtgatgtaatgctgaatttctccaaacctgttctgatgaagaaacaaactcatcaacattttggatggcctgagtgtGAGTACATGTTTAGCAAATTTTCTGGCTTCCTAAATATGACATTGCAATGCCAGACAGGAATGATTCAGATGATTGTCTCAAGTGGGAAATATCGAAATAAACAGATTGACTATCTGTCAGGTTTACTACAGCTTTTTGGCTTTTCCTGGTTTAATGATTCAAAGCATGTGTCTTATGAATTACATATCATGTGCTGgtttattttacagaaaatggGAAAGACTATTATAAAGACACACCACAGGTAATGGCTTTGCAGGGGTGCAGTGAATTCCTCCAACAAATTTGATGTTGGGCAGAAATGGCCGTGGAAACTCAAAATCCCAGTAGGTTCTGATTAACCAGATATCAGCTTTACCCATCAGCTCACAATAGGAAGTGGGCCGTCctggaataaaaaatatttttaaacaacaaAATTGCAGTTTTATTGTGTAGCATAATTTAGTATTTAACTCACCAAAATATTCAGTGTAATAGTTGTCGATTTTTTTCCAAAGACTAATGGCCAAAGCATCTTGAGAAAGGTAGAAGAGCATATTGATGATTCGCTCTGTAAAGCTCATCTTGTCCGTGAGCTTACTCATGGCTCCAGGAACAAACGATGGTGGAGCTGGCATCTGACCGCACAGCCGCTCAAAAGTGTGAGCGATTGAGAACCGCAACGTGTAAACGAAGGGAATGTTCAGCTTTTCAGCTAATGCCTCGCTGCACGGGTAGATCGGATCGGTCAGCATGACGTCAAACTTCCCATTCTGCAATTTGTCCATCAGCTCTGGAGACTTCAGAGCACCATCACAGTATTTAAAAGACAAATCTAATTCTTTGGAGAAAAGCTGGTAGAATCTGATATGAATTTGCAGCAAGTTTAAATGTTCCATCTCATACATTGAGAAATGTAAAAATTCCTCAAAGGAGTCTTCTATGTCCTGTGCTGATAGGGACATGTTGAAGGGCTGATAGGTGAAGCGATCTGATTCTTTAGCTTGCATGTAGAGAGAGGCACTGGGAACCAGCACTGTGACATCGTGTCCCCTATCAATTAATCTTTCCAACACGATCTTCAGATTGATCCAGTGGCTGCCCTCACTAAACCAAACTAAAACATTCCCACATTCTGCAGGGCTGAACACAGTGAGCAGAGAAAGAAAACACACTGCCAGTCTCATGATTGCCAGCGATAGTGTGTGTGATCACGCAGTGTCTCACAACCATATAGGCTACAGTTAGACTCTGTATAATCATTAA
Protein-coding regions in this window:
- the LOC141335307 gene encoding UDP-glucuronosyltransferase 2A1-like, translated to MRLAVCFLSLLTVFSPAECGNVLVWFSEGSHWINLKIVLERLIDRGHDVTVLVPSASLYMQAKESDRFTYQPFNMSLSAQDIEDSFEEFLHFSMYEMEHLNLLQIHIRFYQLFSKELDLSFKYCDGALKSPELMDKLQNGKFDVMLTDPIYPCSEALAEKLNIPFVYTLRFSIAHTFERLCGQMPAPPSFVPGAMSKLTDKMSFTERIINMLFYLSQDALAISLWKKIDNYYTEYFGRPTSYCELMGKADIWLIRTYWDFEFPRPFLPNIKFVGGIHCTPAKPLPVDMEEFVQSSGDDGIVVFSLGSMIDKLTKDKSNMIASALAQIPQKVLWRYNGEKPDTLGANTRIYKWIPQNDLLGHPKTRAFITHGGTNGIYEAIYHGVPMVGIPLFADQPDNLAHMKAKGAAVVMDFNSMQTQALVDGLKAVINDPSYKENAMRLSRIHHDRPVKPLDEAVFWIEFVMRNKGAKHLRVEAHNLTWYQYHCLDVFAFLITILTVVLYVFFKMCKYLIMRCCFRSKRKSKKE